A DNA window from Candidatus Bodocaedibacter vickermanii contains the following coding sequences:
- a CDS encoding imm11 family protein, producing the protein MQTEIYEFMRVKPLDINYDYNLRFEVLTTMGKIRKYDLVQVNTPHNYLFSPKAIEILTALCPEQIQIFDTLIQCKDGNITEYKAVNILNEVDVSDPEKSKYKYFDSGRVRGYEKYVFHDDCMGRNHIARDTKFHAPIIISPTLKEAFEKAKIKGCKYWGGD; encoded by the coding sequence ATGCAAACTGAAATTTATGAATTTATGCGCGTAAAACCATTAGACATAAATTATGATTATAACTTGCGGTTTGAAGTGTTAACAACTATGGGTAAGATTCGAAAGTATGATCTAGTTCAAGTGAATACCCCTCATAATTATTTATTTAGTCCTAAAGCAATCGAAATCTTGACTGCGTTATGTCCAGAACAGATTCAGATATTTGATACATTGATTCAATGCAAAGATGGTAATATTACAGAATATAAGGCCGTTAATATCTTGAATGAGGTAGATGTTTCTGATCCTGAGAAGAGCAAATACAAATATTTTGATAGTGGACGTGTTAGAGGATACGAGAAATATGTATTTCATGATGATTGTATGGGGCGTAATCACATCGCTCGAGATACAAAATTTCATGCCCCTATCATCATCTCACCCACGTTAAAAGAAGCGTTTGAAAAAGCAAAGATTAAAGGATGTAAGTATTGGGGCGGGGATTAA